Proteins from a single region of Antechinus flavipes isolate AdamAnt ecotype Samford, QLD, Australia chromosome 2, AdamAnt_v2, whole genome shotgun sequence:
- the FBXL15 gene encoding F-box/LRR-repeat protein 15 isoform X3, giving the protein MEPSGGEQEPGAVRLLDLPWEDVLLPHILSRVPLRQLLHLQRVSKAFQALVQLHLARLRSFDSAQVGPQVPRAALGRLLGDSEGLQELCLESCRDWLSDEDLEPVLSRNPGLRRVGLAGCGRLSRRALVTLSLSCSQLRCLSLAHCDWVDGLALRGLADRCPCLEALDLTACRQLRDTAVAYLAQRRGAQLRSLSLAVNANVGDATVQELARCCPQLEHLDLTGCLRVRSDAIRCWAQGLGLQGPWQSIALGCAHFEYVTVMMWLSLA; this is encoded by the exons ATGGAGCCGTCCGGGGGGGAGCAAGAGCCGGGGGCCGTCAG GCTCCTGGACCTGCCGTGGGAGGACGTCCTACTCCCGCACATCCTCAGCCGCGTCCCCCTGCGGCAGCTGCTCCACCTGCAGCGCGTCAGCAAAGCTTTCCAGGCGCTCGTGCAACTGCACCTGGCGCGCCTGCGCAGTTTCGACTCGGCACAG GTGGGCCCCCAGGTTCCCAGGGCAGCCCTGGGCCGGCTGCTAGGTGACTCGGAGGGGCTCCAAGAGCTGTGTCTGGAGTCGTGCCGTGACTGGCTGTCCGATGAGGACCTGGAGCCGGTGCTGAGCCGGAACCCTGGGCTGCGGCGCGTGGGGCTGGCGGGCTGCGGGCGGCTCAGCCGCAGGGCCCTGGTGACGCTGTCCCTGAGCTGCTCGCAGCTGCGTTGCCTCTCACTTGCCCATTGCGACTGGGTGGATGGCCTGGCACTGCGAGGCCTCGCGGATCGTTGCCCGTGCCTAGAAGCCCTGGACCTCACGGCATGCCGGCAGCTCCGGGATACGGCTGTGGCCTACCTGGCCCAGCGCCGCGGGGCCCAGCTCCGATCCCTCTCCCTGGCAGTCAACGCGAACGTGGGGGACGCCACTGTGCAGGAGCTAGCCCGGTGCTGCCCGCAGCTCGAACACCTGGACCTCACCGGCTGTCTCCGAGTGCGGAGTGACGCCATCAGGTGCTGGGCCCAGGGACTGGGGCTACAAG gaCCCTGGCAGAGTATTGCCCTCGGCTGCGCTCACTTCGAGTACGTCACTGTCATGATGTGGCTGAGTCTAGCCTGA
- the FBXL15 gene encoding F-box/LRR-repeat protein 15 isoform X1 codes for MEPSGGEQEPGAVRLLDLPWEDVLLPHILSRVPLRQLLHLQRVSKAFQALVQLHLARLRSFDSAQVGPQVPRAALGRLLGDSEGLQELCLESCRDWLSDEDLEPVLSRNPGLRRVGLAGCGRLSRRALVTLSLSCSQLRCLSLAHCDWVDGLALRGLADRCPCLEALDLTACRQLRDTAVAYLAQRRGAQLRSLSLAVNANVGDATVQELARCCPQLEHLDLTGCLRVRSDAIRTLAEYCPRLRSLRVRHCHDVAESSLSALRKRGVDIDVEPPLQRALVLLQDVVGFAPFVNLQI; via the exons ATGGAGCCGTCCGGGGGGGAGCAAGAGCCGGGGGCCGTCAG GCTCCTGGACCTGCCGTGGGAGGACGTCCTACTCCCGCACATCCTCAGCCGCGTCCCCCTGCGGCAGCTGCTCCACCTGCAGCGCGTCAGCAAAGCTTTCCAGGCGCTCGTGCAACTGCACCTGGCGCGCCTGCGCAGTTTCGACTCGGCACAG GTGGGCCCCCAGGTTCCCAGGGCAGCCCTGGGCCGGCTGCTAGGTGACTCGGAGGGGCTCCAAGAGCTGTGTCTGGAGTCGTGCCGTGACTGGCTGTCCGATGAGGACCTGGAGCCGGTGCTGAGCCGGAACCCTGGGCTGCGGCGCGTGGGGCTGGCGGGCTGCGGGCGGCTCAGCCGCAGGGCCCTGGTGACGCTGTCCCTGAGCTGCTCGCAGCTGCGTTGCCTCTCACTTGCCCATTGCGACTGGGTGGATGGCCTGGCACTGCGAGGCCTCGCGGATCGTTGCCCGTGCCTAGAAGCCCTGGACCTCACGGCATGCCGGCAGCTCCGGGATACGGCTGTGGCCTACCTGGCCCAGCGCCGCGGGGCCCAGCTCCGATCCCTCTCCCTGGCAGTCAACGCGAACGTGGGGGACGCCACTGTGCAGGAGCTAGCCCGGTGCTGCCCGCAGCTCGAACACCTGGACCTCACCGGCTGTCTCCGAGTGCGGAGTGACGCCATCAG gaCCCTGGCAGAGTATTGCCCTCGGCTGCGCTCACTTCGAGTACGTCACTGTCATGATGTGGCTGAGTCTAGCCTGAGTGCCCTGAGGAAACGTGGTGTGGACATTGACGTGGAACCACCCCTGCAGCGGGCCCTGGTCCTGTTACAGGATGTTGTGGGCTTTGCTCCCTTTGTCAACCTGCAAATCTGA
- the FBXL15 gene encoding F-box/LRR-repeat protein 15 isoform X2, which produces MDGGDGGTMGSRVGLLDLPWEDVLLPHILSRVPLRQLLHLQRVSKAFQALVQLHLARLRSFDSAQVGPQVPRAALGRLLGDSEGLQELCLESCRDWLSDEDLEPVLSRNPGLRRVGLAGCGRLSRRALVTLSLSCSQLRCLSLAHCDWVDGLALRGLADRCPCLEALDLTACRQLRDTAVAYLAQRRGAQLRSLSLAVNANVGDATVQELARCCPQLEHLDLTGCLRVRSDAIRTLAEYCPRLRSLRVRHCHDVAESSLSALRKRGVDIDVEPPLQRALVLLQDVVGFAPFVNLQI; this is translated from the exons ATGGACGGGGGAGATGGAGGAACTATGGGGTCACGCGTGGG GCTCCTGGACCTGCCGTGGGAGGACGTCCTACTCCCGCACATCCTCAGCCGCGTCCCCCTGCGGCAGCTGCTCCACCTGCAGCGCGTCAGCAAAGCTTTCCAGGCGCTCGTGCAACTGCACCTGGCGCGCCTGCGCAGTTTCGACTCGGCACAG GTGGGCCCCCAGGTTCCCAGGGCAGCCCTGGGCCGGCTGCTAGGTGACTCGGAGGGGCTCCAAGAGCTGTGTCTGGAGTCGTGCCGTGACTGGCTGTCCGATGAGGACCTGGAGCCGGTGCTGAGCCGGAACCCTGGGCTGCGGCGCGTGGGGCTGGCGGGCTGCGGGCGGCTCAGCCGCAGGGCCCTGGTGACGCTGTCCCTGAGCTGCTCGCAGCTGCGTTGCCTCTCACTTGCCCATTGCGACTGGGTGGATGGCCTGGCACTGCGAGGCCTCGCGGATCGTTGCCCGTGCCTAGAAGCCCTGGACCTCACGGCATGCCGGCAGCTCCGGGATACGGCTGTGGCCTACCTGGCCCAGCGCCGCGGGGCCCAGCTCCGATCCCTCTCCCTGGCAGTCAACGCGAACGTGGGGGACGCCACTGTGCAGGAGCTAGCCCGGTGCTGCCCGCAGCTCGAACACCTGGACCTCACCGGCTGTCTCCGAGTGCGGAGTGACGCCATCAG gaCCCTGGCAGAGTATTGCCCTCGGCTGCGCTCACTTCGAGTACGTCACTGTCATGATGTGGCTGAGTCTAGCCTGAGTGCCCTGAGGAAACGTGGTGTGGACATTGACGTGGAACCACCCCTGCAGCGGGCCCTGGTCCTGTTACAGGATGTTGTGGGCTTTGCTCCCTTTGTCAACCTGCAAATCTGA
- the CUEDC2 gene encoding CUE domain-containing protein 2 isoform X1, with translation MELERIIRDTLISFAQTHVPDADLSGLDEVVFSYITGVLEDLGSPGASDENFDMEAFAEMMDAYVPGFAKIPSGTVCEMMFDLSGRLSDARNKENVCPKSQEDNVPTSPEHLQSLEEGTQEIRKSQAHTSPPVLGEGTKAEEMSETDELQAGIQLLLEMFPTCTVGRAERALAMARGDLEEAVHIMVEEKAEPQAFGSNSKDTSRLQGVPKKEEVKSFILQKYMMVDSEEDQKTHRPVAPKEAPKKLIRYIDNQVVSTKGERYKDIRKPEPEGMKSTYISLKPARKYKFH, from the exons ATGGAACTCGAGAGGATCATTCGAGATACCCTAATCAGCTTTGCCCAAACTCATGTCCCAGATGCTGATCTCAG TGGTTTGGATGAAGTTGTCTTCTCCTACATAACTGGGGTCCTGGAGGACTTGGGTTCTCCAGGGGCATCGGATGAGAACTTTGACATGGAAGCTTTTGCAGAGATGATGGATGCCTACGTGCCTGGCTTTGCCAAGATCCCTAG TGGGACAGTTTGTGAAATGATGTTCGACCTCTCAGGCCGCCTGAGTGATGCAAGGAACAAGG AAAATGTGTGTCCCAAGAGCCAGGAGGATAATGTTCCCACTTCTCCAGAACATCTCCAGAGCCTGGAGGAAGGCACCCAAGAAATAAGAAAGTCTCAGGCACATACCTCTCCCCCAGTCTTGGGAGAAGGCACAAAGGCTGAG GAGATGTCTGAAACCGATGAGCTACAGGCTGGGATACAACTGCTACTGGAAATGTTCCCAACCTGCACGGTGGGGAGGGCAGAGCGAGCACTGGCCATGGCTCGGGGGGACCTGGAAGAGGCTGTTCACATCATGGTAGAGGAGAAAGCAGAACCCCAAGCCTTTGGCAGCAACTCAAAG GACACGTCAAGGTTACAGGGCGTTCCCAAGAAGGAAGAAGTGAAATCCTTCATTCTACAAAA GTATATGATGGTGGACAGCGAAGAAGATCAGAAAACTCATCGGCCTGTGGCCCCCAAGGAG GCTCCTAAGAAGCTGATCCGATACATTGACAATCAAGTGGTGAGTACCAAGGGTGAACGTTACAAGGACATTCGGAAGCCAGAACCTGAAGGGATGAAGTCCACTTACATCAGCCTCAAACCAGCCCGGAAGTACAAGTTCCACTGA
- the CUEDC2 gene encoding CUE domain-containing protein 2 isoform X2, translated as MELERIIRDTLISFAQTHVPDADLSGLDEVVFSYITGVLEDLGSPGASDENFDMEAFAEMMDAYVPGFAKIPSGTVCEMMFDLSGRLSDARNKEHLQSLEEGTQEIRKSQAHTSPPVLGEGTKAEEMSETDELQAGIQLLLEMFPTCTVGRAERALAMARGDLEEAVHIMVEEKAEPQAFGSNSKDTSRLQGVPKKEEVKSFILQKYMMVDSEEDQKTHRPVAPKEAPKKLIRYIDNQVVSTKGERYKDIRKPEPEGMKSTYISLKPARKYKFH; from the exons ATGGAACTCGAGAGGATCATTCGAGATACCCTAATCAGCTTTGCCCAAACTCATGTCCCAGATGCTGATCTCAG TGGTTTGGATGAAGTTGTCTTCTCCTACATAACTGGGGTCCTGGAGGACTTGGGTTCTCCAGGGGCATCGGATGAGAACTTTGACATGGAAGCTTTTGCAGAGATGATGGATGCCTACGTGCCTGGCTTTGCCAAGATCCCTAG TGGGACAGTTTGTGAAATGATGTTCGACCTCTCAGGCCGCCTGAGTGATGCAAGGAACAAGG AACATCTCCAGAGCCTGGAGGAAGGCACCCAAGAAATAAGAAAGTCTCAGGCACATACCTCTCCCCCAGTCTTGGGAGAAGGCACAAAGGCTGAG GAGATGTCTGAAACCGATGAGCTACAGGCTGGGATACAACTGCTACTGGAAATGTTCCCAACCTGCACGGTGGGGAGGGCAGAGCGAGCACTGGCCATGGCTCGGGGGGACCTGGAAGAGGCTGTTCACATCATGGTAGAGGAGAAAGCAGAACCCCAAGCCTTTGGCAGCAACTCAAAG GACACGTCAAGGTTACAGGGCGTTCCCAAGAAGGAAGAAGTGAAATCCTTCATTCTACAAAA GTATATGATGGTGGACAGCGAAGAAGATCAGAAAACTCATCGGCCTGTGGCCCCCAAGGAG GCTCCTAAGAAGCTGATCCGATACATTGACAATCAAGTGGTGAGTACCAAGGGTGAACGTTACAAGGACATTCGGAAGCCAGAACCTGAAGGGATGAAGTCCACTTACATCAGCCTCAAACCAGCCCGGAAGTACAAGTTCCACTGA